A portion of the Streptomyces coeruleoprunus genome contains these proteins:
- a CDS encoding RNA polymerase sigma-70 factor, whose amino-acid sequence MKKVEEFEELRPLLFSIAYRMLGSVAEAEDAVQETWLRFDASATRPVSVKAFLSATVTRIAIDVLRSARVRREEYVGPWLPEPLLNDPYEDPARAAELADSVSMAALLLLERLSPLERSVFVLREVFAFGFDEIASAVGRSEAACRQLLVRARRHMQAGRPRFEADRQERQELAERFFEALSQGDVATLQHLLSADVRLVGDGGGKAPQLAKAVVGAQNVARLLAGVHPLMARIDIGFEPHEINGQPGAIFRDRDGKVLHALALDVLDGRIQTIRSVINPDKLGHLGPVADAWAVDQEVKRTRRLTR is encoded by the coding sequence GTGAAGAAGGTCGAGGAGTTCGAGGAGCTCAGGCCGCTGCTGTTCTCGATCGCGTACCGCATGCTGGGCAGCGTCGCCGAGGCGGAGGACGCGGTGCAGGAGACGTGGCTTCGCTTCGACGCCTCGGCGACCCGGCCCGTGTCGGTCAAGGCGTTCCTGTCGGCCACCGTGACCCGCATCGCGATCGACGTCCTCCGCTCCGCGCGCGTGCGGCGGGAGGAGTACGTCGGACCCTGGCTGCCCGAGCCCCTGCTGAACGACCCGTACGAGGACCCGGCCCGGGCCGCGGAGCTCGCGGACTCGGTGTCGATGGCGGCGCTCCTGCTCCTGGAGCGGCTCAGCCCGCTGGAGCGGTCGGTCTTCGTGCTGCGCGAGGTGTTCGCCTTCGGCTTCGACGAGATCGCCTCGGCGGTGGGACGCTCGGAAGCCGCCTGCCGGCAGCTGCTCGTACGGGCGCGGCGGCACATGCAAGCAGGTCGTCCCCGCTTCGAGGCCGACCGTCAGGAGCGACAGGAACTGGCGGAGCGGTTCTTCGAAGCACTGTCACAGGGCGACGTCGCCACACTCCAGCATCTGCTGTCCGCCGACGTGCGGCTCGTCGGCGACGGCGGCGGCAAAGCCCCGCAGTTGGCCAAGGCCGTGGTCGGCGCCCAGAACGTGGCCCGGCTCCTCGCCGGTGTCCACCCGCTGATGGCCCGGATCGACATCGGCTTCGAACCGCACGAGATCAACGGCCAACCGGGCGCGATCTTCCGCGACCGCGACGGCAAGGTCCTCCACGCCCTGGCCCTCGACGTGCTCGACGGACGGATCCAGACCATCCGCTCGGTCATCAACCCCGACAAGCTCGGCCACCTCGGACCGGTCGCCGACGCCTGGGCCGTCGACCAGGAAGTGAAGCGGACCCGCAGGCTGACGCGGTAA
- a CDS encoding DoxX family protein: MNLALWITAGLLAAVCLIGSAKMFVPREKIGAMGASAEWALDFSPAALKAIGAVELLAAAGLVLPAVLDIAPVLVPLAATGLVLLFIGAITVRLRRGERITIAGDVIYLVLAAFVAWGRFGPESFTG, translated from the coding sequence ATGAACCTCGCGCTGTGGATCACCGCCGGGCTGCTGGCCGCCGTCTGCCTCATCGGCAGCGCCAAGATGTTCGTACCGCGCGAAAAGATCGGCGCCATGGGCGCCTCCGCCGAGTGGGCCCTCGACTTCAGCCCGGCCGCGCTGAAGGCCATCGGCGCCGTCGAGCTCCTGGCCGCCGCCGGCCTCGTCCTGCCCGCGGTGCTCGACATCGCACCGGTCCTGGTGCCGCTGGCCGCCACCGGACTCGTCCTGCTGTTCATCGGCGCGATCACCGTCCGGCTGCGGCGCGGCGAGCGGATCACGATCGCCGGCGACGTGATCTATCTCGTCCTGGCGGCCTTCGTCGCCTGGGGGCGCTTCGGCCCCGAGTCGTTCACCGGCTGA